The sequence AAATTCACATTAATCACCGGGATACTGCCATCATCTCCCATTTACTTTGACGGTATACCTCATTTGGGGCAGTCAACAAACTGGAAAATACCTTCTGTTTCGGAGGCTTGCCTGATTCGGGTTTAAGGACTTCGGGAGACTACTGGTGCTGGGTATCTTAGGAGTCAGCATTAGCCTAAGCCTACTGCAATACAGTATTACACGCATTAGCGCATCAACAGCCGCTGTACTGTTTTGCACGAACCCTTTGTTTGTTACCTTTTTTGCTGGGCCACTACTTCAGGAGAAATCGACGAAGTACCACCTGGGGGGACTACTGGCGGGTCTTGGAGGAATCATATTAATCTGTCTGGATGGCATTACAACCAGTAGTTTTGATGCCCTAGGCATCTTACTTGCCGTATTATCGGCGATTACTTACGCCATGTATACCGTATACAGTAAGGTCTGCCTCCGAAGTATGCCCGGTAGCGTGATCAACAGCATCTCCTTCGTGTTAGGTTCTCTGGTATTACTTCCTGCTTTGGCAAAGCTGAACTTGCCGCTCTTTACGTTTCCCGTTAAGATCATGCCCCAGATGCTTTACCTGATCATTGCAGCTACCGCCGTTGCCTACTATTTCTTTCTAAGCGCCCTGTCCAAACTGCCTGCCACCATCGGGTCCTTAGTGTTTTTGATTAAACCAGCACTGGCTACTTTTCTGGCATGGCTGATTCTTAAGGAACCCATAACCCTCCTACAAATAGCAGGGATCGGTCTTGTAACCTGCAGCGTCTTGGTGATCAAACAAGGGGCCAAACAGCAGAAGAAGAGGACCGAGTAAAACCGAGTTATGGCCCAGGACACTCACCAGGGCTTGTTTGGCAACCGAGACAATCTC comes from Limnochordia bacterium and encodes:
- a CDS encoding DMT family transporter, with amino-acid sequence MLGILGVSISLSLLQYSITRISASTAAVLFCTNPLFVTFFAGPLLQEKSTKYHLGGLLAGLGGIILICLDGITTSSFDALGILLAVLSAITYAMYTVYSKVCLRSMPGSVINSISFVLGSLVLLPALAKLNLPLFTFPVKIMPQMLYLIIAATAVAYYFFLSALSKLPATIGSLVFLIKPALATFLAWLILKEPITLLQIAGIGLVTCSVLVIKQGAKQQKKRTE